A region from the Cuculus canorus isolate bCucCan1 chromosome 14, bCucCan1.pri, whole genome shotgun sequence genome encodes:
- the MATR3 gene encoding matrin-3 isoform X3 — MSKSFQQSSLSRDSQGHGRDLSAGIGLLAAATQSLNMPASLGRMNQGTARLASLMNLGMSSSLNQQGSHSALSSGSTSSHNLQSIFNIGSRGPLPLSSQHRGDADQATNILASFGLSARDLDELSRYPEDKITPENLPQILLQLKRRRAEESYGRDGRSSTREPPYRVPRDDWEEKRHFRRDSFDDRGPSLNPVVDYDHGSRSQESGYYDRMDYEDDRLRDGERCRDESFYGETSHNYHKFDSEYDRMGRGPGPERSLFEKKRGAPPNSNIEDFHGFLPKGYPHLCSICDMPVHSNKEWNHHINGATHSRRCQLLLEIYPEWNPDSDSGHGMGDPFMLQQSTNPAPGILGPPPPPFHLGGPPVGPRGAGNGSMQGPRHMQKGRVETSRVVHIMDFQRGKNLRYQLLQLVEPFGIITNHLILNKINEAFIEMSTTEDAQAAVEYYSTTPALVFGKPVRVHLSQKYKRIKKPEGKPDQKTEPPKPELGRVIHLSNLPHSGYSDNAVLKLAEPYGKIKNYILMRMKSQAFIEMETREDALAMVEHCANKALWFQGRCVKVDLSEKYKKLVLRIPNKGVELLKKDKTSRKRTYSPDSKDSPSDKKSKPDAAPKPEGSSGEEKAKEEKQDDAAEPSGTKSTEQTDQDEPSLLLESEDELLVDEEEAAALLESGSSAGDDADVANLTDVTTEEKKDTADEVAVKTEGNVVPNPAAKKKLKKRYVGGFPRSMEGFVTLDEVGDEEDSDHQKLRKLAAKSAGKNDDSLAEIKVDKIEEPEQENETLENGTKPEENAKAESVDAPDATAAQDAENTHENTDTQEEQETKNVQEKPLVPDEFRIGPYQPNVPVENSG, encoded by the exons ATGTCCAAGTCATTCCAGCAGTCATCTCTGAGTAGGGATTCGCAAGGTCATGGCCGTGACCTCTCTGCAGGAATAGGCCTTCTTGCTGCTGCTACCCAGTCTTTAAATATGCCAGCATCTCTTGGAAGGATGAACCAGGGTACTGCACGCCTTGCTAGCTTAATGAATCTTGGAATGAGTTCTTCATTGAACCAACAAGGATCTCATAGTGCACTGTCTTCTGGTAGTACCTCTTCCCATAATTTGCAGTCTATATTTAACATTGGAAGTAGAGGTCCGCTCCCTTTGTCTTCTCAGCACCGTGGAGATGCAGACCAGGCCACTAACATTTTGGCCAGCTTCGGTCTGTCTGCTAGAGACTTAGATGAACTGAGTCGCTATCCCGAGGACAAGATTACTCCTGAAAACTTGCCTCAGATCCTTCTACAACTTAAAAGGAGGAGAGCTGAAGAAAGTTATGGTAGAGATGGCAGATCATCCACACGGGAACCACCGTACAGAGTACCTAGGGATgattgggaagaaaaaaggcattttagaAGAGATAGCTTTGATGATCGTGGTCCTAGTCTCAACCCTGTGGTTGACTATGACCATGGAAGTCGTTCTCAAGAATCTGGTTATTATGACAGAATGGATTATGAAGATGACAGATTAAGAGATGGAGAAAGGTGTAGGGATGAATCTTTCTATGGTGAGACTTCGCATAACTATCATAAATTTGACAGTGAGTATGACAGAATGGGTCGTGGTCCTGGTCCCGAGAGATCTCTCTTTGAGAAAAAGAGAGGTGCTCCTCCAAATAGCAATATTGAAGACTTCCATGGATTCTTACCGAAGGGTTATCCCCATCTGTGCTCTATATGTGATATGCCAGTTCATTCTAATAAG GAGTGGAACCATCATATCAATGGAGCGACTCACAGCCGACGCTGTCAGCTGCTGCTTGAAAT atATCCAGAATGGAATCCTGACAGTGATTCAGGACATGGGAT GGGTGATCCCTTTATGTTGCAGCAGTCCACAAACCCTGCACCAGGCATTCTGGGGCCACCACCACCTCCGTTTCACCTTGGAGGACCTCCAGTTGGGCCAAGAG GAGCTGGAAATGGAAGCATGCAAGGGCCGAGACACATGCAAAAGGGCAGAGTG GAGACCAGCAGAGTCGTTCACATCATGGATTTTCAGAGGGGAAAGAACTTGAGGTATCAGCTGCTTCAGCTCGTTGAACCATTTGGAATCATTACCAATCACCTGATTCTGAACAAGATCAATGAG gCGTTTATTGAGATGTCGACCACCGAAGACGCCCAGGCCGCAGTGGAATACTACTCCACAACACCCGCGCTGGTGTTTGGCAAACCAGTCAGAGTCCACTTGTCGCAGAAGTACAAGAGAATAAAG AAACCAGAAGGTAAACCTGACCAAAAGACGGAGCCACCAAAACCTGAGCTTGGGCGTGTGATTCACCTCAGCAACTTGCCTCATTCGGGATACTCCGACAACGCAGTGCTCAAGCTGGCTGAACCGTACGGGAAAATAAAGAACTATATCCTCATGAGAATGAAGAGCCAG GCTTTCATTGAGATGGAGACCAGAGAAGATGCTTTAGCCATGGTTGAACATTGTGCCAACAAAGCACTTTGGTTCCAAGGCAGATGTGTGAAAGTGGatttatctgaaaaatacaagaaattggTGTTAAGG aTTCCAAACAAAGGAGTTGAACTGctgaaaaaagataaaactag CAGAAAGAGAACCTATTCTCCAGACAGCAAAGATTCTCCCAGCGATaagaaatcaaaaccagatGCTGCTCCAAAACCTGAAGGCagcagtggagaagaaaaagcaaaagaggagaaacaagATGATGCAGCCGAGCCATCAGGCACTAAAAGCACTGAACAGACAGACCAAGATGAGCCGAGTTTGCTCCTTGAGTCTGAAGATGAGCTGCTGGTGGatgaggaggaagcagcagcactgttgGAAAGCGGCAGCTCAGCAGGAGATGATGCAGACGTTGCCAATTTAACCGATGTGactactgaagagaaaaaggacacAGCTGACGAGGTGGCCGTGAAAACTGAGGGGAATGTTGTGCCCAatccagcagcaaagaaaaagctgaaaaag CGATATGTGGGCGGCTTTCCACGGAGCATGGAAGGTTTTGTCACTCTGGATGAGGTTGGCGATGAAGAAGACTCGGATCATCAAAAACTCCGCAAGTTGGCAGCAAAATCTGCTGGCAAGAACGATGATAGTTTGGCAGAAATCAAGGTAGACAAGATTGAGGAGCCAGAGCAGGAAAATGAGACATTAGAAAATGGAACCAAACCTGAAGAGAATGCGAAGGCTGAAAGTGTTGACGCTCCTGATGCCACAGCAGCGCAGGATGCTGAGAACACCCATGAAAATACCGACacccaggaggagcaggaaacAAAGAACGTCCAAGAGAAGCCTCTTGTTCCGGATGAATTCAGGATTGGTCCGTACCAGCCAAACGTTCCTGTTG aaaattctgGATAA